A DNA window from Engystomops pustulosus chromosome 10, aEngPut4.maternal, whole genome shotgun sequence contains the following coding sequences:
- the NPHS2 gene encoding podocin isoform X2: MTEKRSRSSSREPPQKQRPSPGHGSKREKKENQGSGRSRSGRPREPTKSDAKVSAVVDVDDVVASDEETEIMALLEGEQKDDAVKSAGHRLCEVLLTFCCLLLAILTFPFSIWFCIKILREYERAVIFRLGRLLPGRARGPGIFFYLPILDKFTKLDFRIKTFEVPFHQIVTKDLITLEVDAICYYRLENAALFLTSVSNVSNALQLLIQSTTKRLLAHRSFLDILLERKSIGEEVKVALDAVTCHWGIKVERTEIKDIKLPEEVKQSMAAEAEAQRHAKVKVLAAECEKTVSESLRVAAESLSGSPTAVQLRYLHTLQCMTSEKPTTFLVPFPFDLMNLNILPNLQVNNTKTDKPKSDTEADQETKKDSPML; this comes from the exons atgactgagaaAAGATCACGCAGTTCCTCCAGAGAGCCTCCTCAGAAGCAGAGGCCGTCCCCTGGCCATGGGTCTAAAAGGGAAAAGAAAGAGAATCAAGGCTCGGGAAGATCAAGGAGCGGGAGGCCCAGAGAACCCACAAAGAGCGATGCTAAGGTATCGGCCGTGGTGGATGTGGATGATGTGGTGGCTTCAGACGAAGAAACTGAAATTATGGCTCTTCTAGAGGGGGAGCAAAAGGATGACG CTGTGAAGTCTGCAGGTCACAGATTATGTGAAGTGCTACTGACTTTCTGCTGTTTGCTGCTGGCCATCCTTACATTCCCTTTTTCCATCTGGTTTTGCATTAAG ATTTTGAGAGAATATGAACGAGCTGTGATTTTCCGCTTGGGTCGCTTGCTGCCGGGAAGGGCCAGAGGACCAG GGATCTTTTTTTATCTCCCTATTTTGGACAAATTTACAAAATTAGACTTCCGTATAAAGACGTTTGAGGTTCCCTTCCACCAG atTGTTACCAAAGATTTAATCACCTTGGAGGTCGATGCAATTTGTTACTACCGCTTAGAGAATGCTGCTTTATTTCTAACCAGTGTGAGCAATGTCTCCAATGCTCTGCAGTTGCTAATCCAGAGTACCACAAAGCGTCTTCTGGCTCACAGGTCATTCTTGGATATCTTACTGGAAAGGAAAAGTATTGGAGAGGAAGTAAAG GTTGCACTGGATGCTGTGACATGTCACTGGGGGATCAAAGTAGAAAGAACAGAAAT TAAAGACATTAAGCTTCCTGAAGAAGTTAAGCAATCAATGGCAGCAGAGGCTGAAGCCCAAAGACATGCCAAAGTAAAG GTTCTTGCAGCAGAATGTGAAAAAACGGTGTCAGAATCCCTCCGAGTCGCAGCGGAGAGTTTATCGGGATCACCCACAGCAGTCCAGCTCCGGTATCTCCACACATTACAGTGCATGACGTCAGAGAAGCCCACAACCTTCCTTGTGCCATTCCCTTTTGACCTCATGAACCTCAATATTCTGCCAAATTTGCAGGTGAATAATACAAAGACGGACAAGCCTAAATCTGATACCGAAGCAGACCAGGAAACTAAGAAGGACTCTCCCATGCTATAA
- the NPHS2 gene encoding podocin isoform X1 has translation MRITDFPENRMWNVIDFPVFNYCLSGDMSHLLTSHKYTVQPPLTNHPTMTEKRSRSSSREPPQKQRPSPGHGSKREKKENQGSGRSRSGRPREPTKSDAKVSAVVDVDDVVASDEETEIMALLEGEQKDDAVKSAGHRLCEVLLTFCCLLLAILTFPFSIWFCIKILREYERAVIFRLGRLLPGRARGPGIFFYLPILDKFTKLDFRIKTFEVPFHQIVTKDLITLEVDAICYYRLENAALFLTSVSNVSNALQLLIQSTTKRLLAHRSFLDILLERKSIGEEVKVALDAVTCHWGIKVERTEIKDIKLPEEVKQSMAAEAEAQRHAKVKVLAAECEKTVSESLRVAAESLSGSPTAVQLRYLHTLQCMTSEKPTTFLVPFPFDLMNLNILPNLQVNNTKTDKPKSDTEADQETKKDSPML, from the exons ATGAGGATAACAGATTTCCCAGAAAATAGAATGTGGAATGTAATTGACTTTCCTGTTTTTAATTACTGCCTGTCTGGTGACATGTCCCACCTGCTGACATCCCATAagtacactgtgcagccccccctcactaaccatcccaccatgactgagaaAAGATCACGCAGTTCCTCCAGAGAGCCTCCTCAGAAGCAGAGGCCGTCCCCTGGCCATGGGTCTAAAAGGGAAAAGAAAGAGAATCAAGGCTCGGGAAGATCAAGGAGCGGGAGGCCCAGAGAACCCACAAAGAGCGATGCTAAGGTATCGGCCGTGGTGGATGTGGATGATGTGGTGGCTTCAGACGAAGAAACTGAAATTATGGCTCTTCTAGAGGGGGAGCAAAAGGATGACG CTGTGAAGTCTGCAGGTCACAGATTATGTGAAGTGCTACTGACTTTCTGCTGTTTGCTGCTGGCCATCCTTACATTCCCTTTTTCCATCTGGTTTTGCATTAAG ATTTTGAGAGAATATGAACGAGCTGTGATTTTCCGCTTGGGTCGCTTGCTGCCGGGAAGGGCCAGAGGACCAG GGATCTTTTTTTATCTCCCTATTTTGGACAAATTTACAAAATTAGACTTCCGTATAAAGACGTTTGAGGTTCCCTTCCACCAG atTGTTACCAAAGATTTAATCACCTTGGAGGTCGATGCAATTTGTTACTACCGCTTAGAGAATGCTGCTTTATTTCTAACCAGTGTGAGCAATGTCTCCAATGCTCTGCAGTTGCTAATCCAGAGTACCACAAAGCGTCTTCTGGCTCACAGGTCATTCTTGGATATCTTACTGGAAAGGAAAAGTATTGGAGAGGAAGTAAAG GTTGCACTGGATGCTGTGACATGTCACTGGGGGATCAAAGTAGAAAGAACAGAAAT TAAAGACATTAAGCTTCCTGAAGAAGTTAAGCAATCAATGGCAGCAGAGGCTGAAGCCCAAAGACATGCCAAAGTAAAG GTTCTTGCAGCAGAATGTGAAAAAACGGTGTCAGAATCCCTCCGAGTCGCAGCGGAGAGTTTATCGGGATCACCCACAGCAGTCCAGCTCCGGTATCTCCACACATTACAGTGCATGACGTCAGAGAAGCCCACAACCTTCCTTGTGCCATTCCCTTTTGACCTCATGAACCTCAATATTCTGCCAAATTTGCAGGTGAATAATACAAAGACGGACAAGCCTAAATCTGATACCGAAGCAGACCAGGAAACTAAGAAGGACTCTCCCATGCTATAA